The genomic stretch GCAAAATCGGGCTTGAGCCCGAGGCCCTGGTTGTCTGGGATCGCGAGTTCTTCTTGCTGGAGGCCTGATCTTGTTTTAGCTTCCCGCCCGGTGAAATGGCGTCAAGGTGCATTGCACAGAGGCCAAGGAGAGTGAGCCCATGGAATGGCCGCATAAGGACCTGCTGGATGTTGGACAACTCAGCCGCGAGGAAGCCGAGCACGTTTTCCGCACCGGCCGATATTTCCAGGAGATCAACGCCAGGCCGGTGAAGAAGGTGCCCACGCTCAAGGGCCGCACCGTGGTCTTGTTCTTCGCCGAGCCGAGCACGCGCACCAAGACATCCTTCGACATGGCCGCCAAGCGGCTTTCGGCCGACACCTTTTCCCTGGCCAAGTCCGGCAGTTCGCTGACCAAGGGCGAAAGTCTCAAGGACACTGCCTGGACCTTGCAGGCCATGAGCCTGGACGCCCTGGTCATACGCCACCAGGCCAGCGGCGCGGCCCAATATTTGGCCGAGCGGCTGGAGTGCTCCGTGATCAACGCGGGCGACGGCTGGCACGCCCACCCCACCCAGGCCCTGCTGGACGCCTTTACCCTGTACCAGGAATGGGGTTCGGTGCAGGGCAAGACCATCCTAATACTGGGCGACATTGCCCACAGCCGCGTTGCGCGTTCCAATGTGCAGCTGCTGACCATGCTGGGCGCGAAAGTGCGCCTGTGCGGACCGCGCACGCTCATGCCTTCGGCCGTGGGAGGCTGGCCCGTGGAGGTCGGCTATAACCTGGACGAGGCCGTGCGCGGCGTCGACGCCGTCATGTGCCTGCGGCTGCAGCTTGAGCGCCAAACCTCCTGCCTGTTCCCGGACGGGCGCGAGTACGCGCGCTCATACTGCCTGGGCATGCGCCACCTGGAACGGGCCAACGCCGGAGCGAAGATCCTGCACCCAGGCCCCATCAACCGCGGGCTGGAGATCTCCTCCGATGTCGCGGACTGCCCGGACAGCCTTATCCTCGACCAGGTGGCCAGCGGCGTGGCCGTGCGCATGGCCCTGCTTTTCCTGTACGTGACGCGCAAGGAGGTCGAATGATGGCCGCACCTGAACTGGTTATCCGCAATGCGCGGTGCTTGGGCCGGGCCGTGGACCTGCTCGTGTCCGACGGCAAGGTGCTGGAGCTGACCGATCACGCGCCCGATCGGGACTATGGCGCAGCGCGAACCGTGGATGCAGGCGGCGCGATCCTGCTGCCGGCGCTCATCGACGCACACACGCACCTGCGCGAGCCCGGCTTCGAATACAAGGAAGACATTGCCTCGGGCCTGGCTGCCGCCGCGCACGGCGGCTTCGGCCGGATCATGTGCATGGCCAACACGCGGCCCGTCAACGACCACGCACCCATAACGCAGGCCATGCTCGGCGCGGCCCGCAAGACTTGGCCCCAGGGCCCGTTCCTGCACCCCATCGGCGCGCTGACCAAGGACCTGAAGGGCCAGGAGCTGGCGCCCATGGCCGAATTGGCCGAGGTCGGCTGCGTGGCCTTCTCCAACGACGGCTTGCCCGTGGCCGATACGGAACGCTTCCGTCGCGCCGTGGAGTACGCGGCCAGCGTGGGCCGGCCGGTCATCGACCACTGCGAGGACCCGCACATGGCCCCAGCCGCGGGTGTCAACGAAGGCGCGATCTCCAGCCGCCTGGGCCTGCGCGGCCAGCCCGACGTGGCCGAAGCCGTGCAGGTGGCCCGCGACATCCTGCTGGCCGAATATCTGGCCATTCCCATCCATCTGGCGCACATCAGCTGCATCCGCTCGCTGGAGTTCATCCGTGCGGCCAAGGCGCGCGGCGTGGCGGTCACGGCCGAGACCTGCCCGCACTACCTGCTGCTGACCGAAGAGGCCGTGGACGGCTACCGCACCGAGGCCAAGGTCAACCCGCCACTGCGCACGCAGGCCGACCTGCAGGCCATGCGCGCGGCCATTGCCGACGGCACCATCGACATGCTCGCCACGGACCATGCCCCGCACGCCGCGCACGAGAAGGATGTGGAGTTCGACTTGGCCCCGTGCGGCATCTCCGGCCTGGATACGGCCCTGCCGCTGACCTGGGATCTGGTGCGCGAAGGCGTGCTGGACGAAGCGGCCTTCCGACGCCTGTGGCACGAACGGCCCGCCGAGGTCTTCGGCCTGCCGGCCAACTATTTCCGGCCCGGCGATCCGGCGGACTTCATCCTGTTCGATCCCGAGGCCCGCTGGACCCTCACGACCGAGACCATGCGCTCCAAGGGCAAGAACACGCCCTTCCTTGGCAGGGAGATGCGCGGACGCTGCACGCTGCTTTCCATGGCCGGCAATGTGGTGCTCGGCTAGCCCTGGCTTCGAATGGCGATTAAAGGTCCGGCTCAATTCCGACAGCGGCGTAAGCCGACGCGCGGCTCCATACGAAACGAGGCGACGCCTTTTCGCCCCGGTTTAGAGCATTTTGCTTTTGAAAATGCTCTGCAAGCCATGCGTCGGCATGGCTTGCTGCCCCGCAGGCGTAGGCGGAATGTAATTCCGCCGTCAACGCCGAAGGGAGCGTCTGAAATGCAAAATGCTTTAGCAGATATCGCGCTCCTGGCCACTTCGCCGGTCCGGCGCACATCCTCTGTCCAGCGCCACAAGGCAGGCATGCGCAGCCGGGCGCGTACGGCCTTGACAGCGTTCGTTCAGGCAGCTAGCACGGCAAGCAGATCATCGCGCAACCCGAGCACCTCGTAGCGGCCATGTCCGCACGCCGATAGGCCAATATGTTCACCAGCTTTTTTTCCGTACTGCTGCCGACAGACAGGCAGCTCTTCTCGCTTTTGGCCCTGTTCGGCCTATGGAGCGCTTTCGTCTCCTGCCTGGCTTTCCTGCCCGCCCTGGCACCGGTGCTGCAAAACGCCAGCCCCATGGTCCGCGCATACCTGCTGGCCGCCACCGTCTCGCACATGGCCATGCTCAACGCCGCCGCCGTGTTGATCGCTTTGGCTGCCTACATCCTGACCAGATCCCGCACCGTGGCCTGGAGCCTGGCCTTCGCGCTCATGTTGGCCTTGAATCTTTTCCTTCTGGCCGACGCATACTCCTTCTCCATCTTCCGCCTGCATCTCAATGCCATGATCTTGAGCCTGGCTCTGCCTCCGACCGGTTGGAGCTCCCTGGACCCGACCTCCAGCGCTGTCCTCAAACTTGCCCTGGCTTTCGGCGTGCTGCTCCTGGCGCAAATCGCCGGCCTGCTATGGGCCATGCGTGGCGCGGTCCGGCTCAAACGGCGGGCCCTCGTGGGCCTGGCTTGCGTCCTGATAGCCATCGTGGCTGCGGACAAGGCCACCTATGCCTACGGCGACCTGTTCGGCCGGCGCGAAATCCTTCAGGTCGACAAGCTGTTCCAGCTCTATCAGCCTTTTACCGTAAAGCGCATGGCGTCCAAGACCTTCGGCGTCAAGGGCAACAAGGGCGACGCTTATGCCGCGAGCGATCCGGCCACGCTCGCCGTGGGCCAACTGGCCTATCCGTTACGGCCGATTGAGCTTGGACAAGCCAGCGCACGTCATAACATCGTGCTCGTCCTCCTCGATGCCTGGCGCTTCGACATGCTGAACGAGGCCGTCACGCCCAACCTGGACGTCTTCGCCAGGGAACACGCCACGACTTTCGCCAACCACTATAGCGGCGGCAACACCAGCCGCTTCGGGGTCTTTTCCCTGCTTTACGGCCTGCCGGGCTCCTACTGGAATGATGCGCTCAAGCAGCGCAAGGGCAGCGCTCTCATGGACACCTTGGCCACGGCAGGCTACGAGTTTCATATCACGTCCAGCGCGGACCTGCGCTGGCCCGAGTTCCGCAGGACCGCCTTCGTGAACCTGGCCGAAGCCGACATACGCGATGCTTTCGATACCAAAATCAAGCACAAGCGCGACCGCACCCTCACGGACGCATTCGCGGCCTTTGCCGCCAAGCGCGCCCTCGGTCCAGGCAACAAGCCTTTCTTCTACTTCCTGCTCTTCGATTCGGCCCAAAGCCCCTACAGCTACTCCGAGGAATACGAGAAGCTCGCCTCTCAAAGCGCGTTGAGCGCCGCAGGCGGAGACGGATTGGCACATGCCAACCGCTACCGGAACGCCCTCCGTTACCTGGACCAGCTGTGCGGAGAAATCCTGCGCGCGGTGCTCGACACGCGCCTGGCCACGAACACGATCCTCGTCTTCACCAGCGCTCACGGCGAAGAATTCGATGAACTTGGCTTCCTGGATGACAGCAGCGCCTTCACCGTCGGCCAGACCAAGGTGCCCATGCTGGTCTTCTGGCCGGGCCGCCCGCCCGCCCGTGTGGAGCGACTCACCTCGCACCATGACCTCGCTCCCACGCTGCTGGGCATGCTCGGCGCGAACAACGAGCCGCGGGACTACTCCGTGGGCCAGGACCTCTTCGCGGAAATGGGCCGAAGCTACGTGACCAGCGCGAACTGGGACGCCACGGCCTACATCGACGGCTCGAACGTATGCATCTTTCCCGCCGAGAGCAGCTCGATGCTGTCCACGGAAATCCGCGACAGCGAGAACCGCCCGGCCGACAAGCCCGGCGAGGTCCTGAAGCGCATACGCCCGAATCTGTCCCGGATGGCCCAGGACATGGGGCGCTTCTACCGGCGCTAGCCTTGGCCCGATTGCCGGGCTTGCCCCGGCAAGGCCTCAGACTTGCCACGCGCCGGGCTTAACGTAGACTGCGGCCATGGGCATGAACGAATTCCTGCAAATCCTCCCCCTGCTGGCCATCCTCGCCGCGGTCATCGGCCTGCGCATCCTGTCCCGCAAACGGCCCATGACCTGGGACCGGCTCAAATCCGGACGAAAACGGACACCGCGCGAAAAATAAGCTGCCGGACCGAGGAATGCATGTCTCCCCGACCCGCTAGGTAGCCCCCTGACCCAATCCTAGAACAGATTGCCTTTAAGACGCCCACTCCGGCGTCGACGGCGCAAGTGAATCGCGCCTACGCCTACGCGCGGCGGCAAGCCATGCCGACGCACGGCTTGCAGAGCATTTTCAAAAGCAAATGCTCTTGCCTCAAACCACGCCGTCCCCCTGGAAATAGGACAACTGCCCCGTGGATTCGAGCACGCTGCGCCAGTAGTTGGAGCAGGTGTCGATGCGCTTGCGGCCGCCGCGGGTGATGAGCTGCAGGGGCACGTTCACGTACTGGGAGTTCCAGCGGCTGACCATCATGGCCGTCTTGCCGGCCATGCCCGCGTGCACCGCGTTCTGGCCCAGGAACCCGCAGTAGATACGGTCATTGGTGTTGGCCGGCACCGAGCGGATGATGTAGCTCGGGTCGATGTATTTGAGCGTCATGTCGATGCCCGCCTTCTTGAAGTGGTCCTTGATGCTGCCGATGAGCAGGCTGGCGATGTCCCCCAGCACCGGGTTGCCCGAGGCGTCGGTCTGGCCCGTGGACTTGAGCAGGTCCTGGCCCGCGCCCTCTGCCGTGACGATGACCGCGTGGCCGCGCCGGCGGATGCGCCGTTCAAGGGCCTTGAGCAGGCCGGTTTCGCCGTCGAGTTCGAAGGGGTCCTCGGGCACGAGCACGAAATTCACGTCCTTGAGGGCCATGGAAGCCTGGGCCGCGATGAAGCCCGATTCGCGGCCCATGACCTTTACCAGCCCGATGCCGTTGGGCGCACCGTTGGCCTCGGTGTGCGCGCAGTCGATGGCCTCGCAGGCCTTGCCCACGGCCGTGTCGAAGCCGAAGGTCGTGGACACGTACTGGATGTCGTTGTCAATGGTCTTGGGGATGCCGATGATGCCGATACGCAGGTCGCGGCCGGCGATCTCCTGCTGGATCTTCTCGGCAGCGCGCATGGTTCCGTCGCCGCCGATCATGAACAGGATGTTGATGTTCAGCCGCTCCAGGGCGTCGACGATGCCGTCGATGGGCTGCGGCCCGCGCGAGGAGCCCAGTATGGTCCCGCCGAACTGGTGGATGCGCGAGACGGCCATGGGATTCAGCTCCATGATCTCGTGCCCGTACTTGGGGATGAAGCCCTCCAGGCCGTAGCGGATACCCATGACCGCGGACACGCCATAGTTATGGAAGGCTTCCAGCACGATGGAACGGATAACGTCATTGATGCCGGGGCACAGGCCGCCGGCCGTGACCACTGCGCACTTGGTCTTGGACGGGTCGAAGTAGATCTTCTCGCGCGGGCCGGCCTCCTCCATGGAGGACGTATTGTCGCCCCGCGTATCGCAAGAGGTAGTGTGCACGTCGAGCAGCACGCGCGAGTCGTCGGAAATGAAGCGGCCATGTCGCAGCGGCGAGTCTATCTTCGCCTTGCCGAGCGCGGGGATGACCGTATCCTCGGGATGGGGGATGGGATCGGGGCAGAGCCTCGATTTTTGACTTGGCTTGGCCATGCATGGACCTCCGGAATCCGGCGGTGAGTGTGTCGATTCGGGCCGGGCGTTACCCCGGGACATGGACCTTCGACTAGTATTGCCTTCTTTCCAGCCCATGGGCAAGGCCGTTGCGGTTGACATGCTCCACTGGATATTCCCGGGCGACACGGCGCATTGACTTCAGGCCCGCAGGGATTATGAATAATCTATCGGCGCGTCCGGCGCTCGTCATGCGGCGCGCAGCGAAACCTGCCGGCAGGGCCGGCGAGCGAGGACACATGGCCAAATACAACTGGTCGCCCTGGATCGCGGCTGTGACCAAAGCCAGGCAGGAACGACCTGCCGAAACAGTGGGCCATCCTGGCTGCAGACTTCCCGGGCGCGGTGGGCAATACGCGTGGCATCCCTGCCTGGACATGTACGAGTCCGCCTCGGGCGTGACCCTAAGCGTGGAGCTGCCCGGCCTGAGCCGCGAGGACATCTCCCTCGAAATCGAAAGCCGCGGACTGCTCATTTCCGGTGAGCGCCGCCCGGAGAAGGACCCGGAGGAAGGCGTTTTCCACATGTTGGAACGCTCCCACGGCCGTTTCGTCCGCCATGTGGACCTGCCCGAGGGCCTGGACCTGTCCGCCATACGGGCCGTGCTGCGCGACGGGGTGCTCACCGTAAGCGTGCCGCGTGCACCATCGGGCGGAGGCAGGCGCATCCAGGTGGAGGATTAGCCGGCCGACCGCCGACACGCCACCCAGAACCCAATCAGGAGCATCCGCAACATGTCCAGCCAGCTCAAGACCGGCCTGCTGCTCGGCCTGCTCACCGCTATCGTCCTGCTCATCGGCCAGGCCATCGGCGGCAGGGGCGGTCTCATGCTTGCCTTTCTCTTCGCCATAGTCATGAACGTCGGCAGCTACTGGTTCTCGGACAAGATCGTCCTGTCCATGTACCGCGCCCGCGAACTCGCGCCCGAGGACGCGCCCATGCTGCACGCCATGGTGGACGAACTGGCGGCCGAGGCCCGCATTCCCAAGCCCAAACTTTACGTCGTGCCCCAGGAAAGCCCCAACGCCTTCGCCACGGGCCGCAACCCTGAAAATGCCGCCGTGGCGGTCACCGAGGGCATCATGCATCTGCTCAGCCCCGAGGAGCTGCGCGGCGTCATCGCCCACGAGCTGGCCCATGTAAAGAATCGCGACATTCTCGTGCAGACCGTGGCCGCTGTTCTGGCCGGCGTAATCGTCATGCTGGCCAACTGGGTCAAGTGGACGGCCATCTTCGGCTTTGGCCGCAGCGACGAGGAAGGCGGCGGCAACCCGCTGGCGGCCCTGGCCATGGCCATCGTCGCGCCCATCGCCGCGACCATCATCCAGTTCGCCATCTCCCGCTCGCGCGAATACCTGGCCGACGAAACCGGCGCGCGCATTTCGCGCAGCCCCCTGTCCCTGGCCGGAGCCCTGGAAAAGCTCAGTCGAGGCAGCGAGCGCGTGCCGCTGCACGGCAATCAGGCCACCGAGAACATGTTCATCGTCAACCCGTTCTCGGGCCGCAGCATGATGAGCCTGTTCTCCACCCACCCGCCCATCGAGGAGCGCGTGGCACGCCTGCGCCAGATGGCCGGCGCACGTTAAAGAATAAGAGCTGGGGGAGGGCTTTGCCCTCCCCCAGGACCCCGCTTTTTAGAGCATTTTGCTTTTGAAAATGCTCTGCAAGCCATGCGTCGGCATGGCTTGCCGCCGCGTAGGCGTAGGCGCAATTCACTTGCGCCGTCAAAGCCGGAGCGGGCGCCTTAAAAACAATCTGCTTTATTGAAGATTTGTTTCAGAAAACTAGGGCTTACTCTGTATTCCTGGAGCAATTCGCCCTGGACTTTTCCGGCCCTGTAGTGGTTGAGTAAAGCGCAACCAAATGGATGTTGGGCATTCGATGGATGCGCAAAGCCTGCGTTGCCGTGCTTTCATGGTGATTCATCATCCGATTCGACCGTCGCCATTTGCATTGGAGTGATCATGCGCGCGCTTTCATCTAATCGGCCCATTGCGATTCTCCTGTCCTGCTTGCTCTGTCTGCTGCTCACGCAAGCCTTTGGGGGTCGCGCCGCCCTGGCCGCGCAGACACCCGACAACGACTTACGGCGCTCGCCCATCGTACGCGCCGTGGAGAAAGTCGCGCCCGCCGTGGTCAACATAACGGCAGCTCGTCAGGAGCAGCGCAGCATGAACCCCTTCGCCGACTTCTTCGGCCAGGAGATGCAGCCCTTCTTCGGCCAGATGTTCCCCGAAACCCAACGCACGGTCATCGCCACCAGCCTGGGCTCGGGCGTCATCATCGACGGCAAGGCCGGGCTCATCCTGACCAACGCGCACGTCGTGGCCGAAGCAACCGACGTGACCGTGCGTCTGCAGGACGGTCGCGAATTCGCCGTGGAACTGGTGGGAGCGGACCCGGACTTCGACCTGGCCGTGCTGCGCGTGAACAGGAAGGAGCTGAAGGGCCAAGCCCTGCCCCAGACCGCAATGGGCGATTCGTCCTTCATCCTTATCGGCGAGACCGTCATCGCCATCGGCAACCCCTTCGGTTTCACGCACACCGTGACCACCGGCGTGATCTCGGCCGTCAACCGTACGGTGCGCACCGACGAGGTCGCCTTCACGGATTTCATCCAGACCGACGCGGCCATCAACCCCGGCAACTCCGGCGGGCCGCTGCTCAACATCCTTGGCGAGCTCATCGGAGTGAACACGGCCATCCAGGCCCAGGCCCAAGGCATCGGCTTCGCCATCCCAATCAACAAGGCCCGCCGCGTGGTGGATGAGCTGGTCGCCTCGGGCCGCGTGGCCCACATCTGGCTCGGCCTGGACGGCCAGGACCTGGACCAGGCCTCGGCCAGTTACTTCGGGCTGGCCCGCTGCGCCGGCATGCTCGTGACCCTTGTGCGCCCCGGCACTCCCGCTGCGCGCGCCGGCCTCAAACCCGGCGACGTGCTCCAGACCGTCGACGGTCTGGCCGTGCAGGACAAGGATCACTACCTGGACATCCTGCGCAACTACACCGTGAACCAGCCCATGACGCTTGGCGTGCAGCGCGACGGAAAGCTCCTGAAGGTCGAGGCACGCGGAGCGCGCTTCGATGCCGCCACGGCCCAGCGATTGGCCGTCGAACGTTGGGGCCTGAGCATCGACGAACGCTCCTCGCGGGGCGCGGCGGCCGTGAGCCGCGTGAACCCGAACAGCCCGGCCGGCAAACTCGGCCTGCGCTCCGGCGACGCCATCCTGCAGATCGGCGCATACCACATGGCCAACGCCGACGACTTCATCAAGGCCTTCTCCCGCTACCGCCTCAAGAACATGGTGCTCATGAAGGTGGCGCGCGGCGGCCGGGCCTATATCGTGCGCCTGCGCATATAGCCGACCTTTCCCACCGCGCGTGTCTCTGCTAGCCTGGACGCATGCGCATAGCCGTCATCTCCGACATCCACGGCAACCTGAACGCCCTGCGTCGGGTCCTGGACGATATCGAAAGCCAGAGGGCCGAGGATATCGTCTGCCTGGGCGACACCGTGGGCTACGGCCCCGAGCCCGAGGAGTGCCTGAGCCTCGTGCGTGAGCGAGGCATCTCCATGGTCATGGGCAACCACGAGCAGGCCCTGGCCGACCCCGCGTTTCTCGACGGCTTCAACCCGCACGCCCGCGAAGCCCTGCGGCATACGGCCACATTCCTCTCCGCCGACTCCCTGAACTACATCCGCCAACTGCCGCGCTTCATCGTGCGCCACGGCGCGCGCTTCGTGCACGGCCTGCCGCCGGAAAGCGTGGGGACATACCTCTTTCAGGCCGACACGCGGAAGCTGCGCGGAATCTTCGAGGCCGCGCGTGAGCGCATCTGCTTCGTGGGTCACACCCACGAGCTGCTGCTCGTGTGGTATGACGGCGAACGCGCCACCAAGGATGAGCTTCGGCCGGGCCTGAATCCCGTGGTGCCCTCCTACCGTTACATCGTCAACGTGGGCAGCGTGGGCCAACCCCGCGACGGCGACAACCGCGCCAAGTACGTTATCTGGAACAGAAAGGCGCACACGGTGGAACTGCGCCGCGTAGAGTACGGCTACAAGGACACGGCGGCCAAGATCATCGCGCGGGGGTTCGACAAGCGGTATGCGGAGAGGCTGTACTGACAGACTGGGGGGTTAATTGGCACGGGGAGTGGAATGGACAAAGTGAATTCAGGCAATCTTAGGCGATATGGAGACGCTCCCTTTTCCGTGGCCGTCATACACGGAGGGCCGGGAGCCGCCGGGGAAATGGCTCCTGTTGCGAAAGAGCTATCTCTTGTCTGCAGCGTCCTGGAGCCGCTCCAGACGGTGACGTCCCTCGAAGGTCAGATTCAGGAGCTGCAAAAGGTCCTGGAGAACCATGCGCACCTGCCCATAACCTTGATTGGTCATTCCTGGGGTGCCTGGCTTGGCCTGATCTTCGCTGCTCACTG from Desulfocurvibacter africanus subsp. africanus DSM 2603 encodes the following:
- a CDS encoding aspartate carbamoyltransferase catalytic subunit is translated as MEWPHKDLLDVGQLSREEAEHVFRTGRYFQEINARPVKKVPTLKGRTVVLFFAEPSTRTKTSFDMAAKRLSADTFSLAKSGSSLTKGESLKDTAWTLQAMSLDALVIRHQASGAAQYLAERLECSVINAGDGWHAHPTQALLDAFTLYQEWGSVQGKTILILGDIAHSRVARSNVQLLTMLGAKVRLCGPRTLMPSAVGGWPVEVGYNLDEAVRGVDAVMCLRLQLERQTSCLFPDGREYARSYCLGMRHLERANAGAKILHPGPINRGLEISSDVADCPDSLILDQVASGVAVRMALLFLYVTRKEVE
- a CDS encoding dihydroorotase, which gives rise to MAAPELVIRNARCLGRAVDLLVSDGKVLELTDHAPDRDYGAARTVDAGGAILLPALIDAHTHLREPGFEYKEDIASGLAAAAHGGFGRIMCMANTRPVNDHAPITQAMLGAARKTWPQGPFLHPIGALTKDLKGQELAPMAELAEVGCVAFSNDGLPVADTERFRRAVEYAASVGRPVIDHCEDPHMAPAAGVNEGAISSRLGLRGQPDVAEAVQVARDILLAEYLAIPIHLAHISCIRSLEFIRAAKARGVAVTAETCPHYLLLTEEAVDGYRTEAKVNPPLRTQADLQAMRAAIADGTIDMLATDHAPHAAHEKDVEFDLAPCGISGLDTALPLTWDLVREGVLDEAAFRRLWHERPAEVFGLPANYFRPGDPADFILFDPEARWTLTTETMRSKGKNTPFLGREMRGRCTLLSMAGNVVLG
- a CDS encoding sulfatase-like hydrolase/transferase, producing MFTSFFSVLLPTDRQLFSLLALFGLWSAFVSCLAFLPALAPVLQNASPMVRAYLLAATVSHMAMLNAAAVLIALAAYILTRSRTVAWSLAFALMLALNLFLLADAYSFSIFRLHLNAMILSLALPPTGWSSLDPTSSAVLKLALAFGVLLLAQIAGLLWAMRGAVRLKRRALVGLACVLIAIVAADKATYAYGDLFGRREILQVDKLFQLYQPFTVKRMASKTFGVKGNKGDAYAASDPATLAVGQLAYPLRPIELGQASARHNIVLVLLDAWRFDMLNEAVTPNLDVFAREHATTFANHYSGGNTSRFGVFSLLYGLPGSYWNDALKQRKGSALMDTLATAGYEFHITSSADLRWPEFRRTAFVNLAEADIRDAFDTKIKHKRDRTLTDAFAAFAAKRALGPGNKPFFYFLLFDSAQSPYSYSEEYEKLASQSALSAAGGDGLAHANRYRNALRYLDQLCGEILRAVLDTRLATNTILVFTSAHGEEFDELGFLDDSSAFTVGQTKVPMLVFWPGRPPARVERLTSHHDLAPTLLGMLGANNEPRDYSVGQDLFAEMGRSYVTSANWDATAYIDGSNVCIFPAESSSMLSTEIRDSENRPADKPGEVLKRIRPNLSRMAQDMGRFYRR
- a CDS encoding ATP-dependent 6-phosphofructokinase produces the protein MAKPSQKSRLCPDPIPHPEDTVIPALGKAKIDSPLRHGRFISDDSRVLLDVHTTSCDTRGDNTSSMEEAGPREKIYFDPSKTKCAVVTAGGLCPGINDVIRSIVLEAFHNYGVSAVMGIRYGLEGFIPKYGHEIMELNPMAVSRIHQFGGTILGSSRGPQPIDGIVDALERLNINILFMIGGDGTMRAAEKIQQEIAGRDLRIGIIGIPKTIDNDIQYVSTTFGFDTAVGKACEAIDCAHTEANGAPNGIGLVKVMGRESGFIAAQASMALKDVNFVLVPEDPFELDGETGLLKALERRIRRRGHAVIVTAEGAGQDLLKSTGQTDASGNPVLGDIASLLIGSIKDHFKKAGIDMTLKYIDPSYIIRSVPANTNDRIYCGFLGQNAVHAGMAGKTAMMVSRWNSQYVNVPLQLITRGGRKRIDTCSNYWRSVLESTGQLSYFQGDGVV
- a CDS encoding Hsp20/alpha crystallin family protein → MAKYNWSPWIAAVTKARQERPAETVGHPGCRLPGRGGQYAWHPCLDMYESASGVTLSVELPGLSREDISLEIESRGLLISGERRPEKDPEEGVFHMLERSHGRFVRHVDLPEGLDLSAIRAVLRDGVLTVSVPRAPSGGGRRIQVED
- a CDS encoding zinc metalloprotease HtpX, with amino-acid sequence MSSQLKTGLLLGLLTAIVLLIGQAIGGRGGLMLAFLFAIVMNVGSYWFSDKIVLSMYRARELAPEDAPMLHAMVDELAAEARIPKPKLYVVPQESPNAFATGRNPENAAVAVTEGIMHLLSPEELRGVIAHELAHVKNRDILVQTVAAVLAGVIVMLANWVKWTAIFGFGRSDEEGGGNPLAALAMAIVAPIAATIIQFAISRSREYLADETGARISRSPLSLAGALEKLSRGSERVPLHGNQATENMFIVNPFSGRSMMSLFSTHPPIEERVARLRQMAGAR
- a CDS encoding trypsin-like peptidase domain-containing protein, translated to MRALSSNRPIAILLSCLLCLLLTQAFGGRAALAAQTPDNDLRRSPIVRAVEKVAPAVVNITAARQEQRSMNPFADFFGQEMQPFFGQMFPETQRTVIATSLGSGVIIDGKAGLILTNAHVVAEATDVTVRLQDGREFAVELVGADPDFDLAVLRVNRKELKGQALPQTAMGDSSFILIGETVIAIGNPFGFTHTVTTGVISAVNRTVRTDEVAFTDFIQTDAAINPGNSGGPLLNILGELIGVNTAIQAQAQGIGFAIPINKARRVVDELVASGRVAHIWLGLDGQDLDQASASYFGLARCAGMLVTLVRPGTPAARAGLKPGDVLQTVDGLAVQDKDHYLDILRNYTVNQPMTLGVQRDGKLLKVEARGARFDAATAQRLAVERWGLSIDERSSRGAAAVSRVNPNSPAGKLGLRSGDAILQIGAYHMANADDFIKAFSRYRLKNMVLMKVARGGRAYIVRLRI
- a CDS encoding metallophosphoesterase family protein encodes the protein MRIAVISDIHGNLNALRRVLDDIESQRAEDIVCLGDTVGYGPEPEECLSLVRERGISMVMGNHEQALADPAFLDGFNPHAREALRHTATFLSADSLNYIRQLPRFIVRHGARFVHGLPPESVGTYLFQADTRKLRGIFEAARERICFVGHTHELLLVWYDGERATKDELRPGLNPVVPSYRYIVNVGSVGQPRDGDNRAKYVIWNRKAHTVELRRVEYGYKDTAAKIIARGFDKRYAERLY